Proteins encoded within one genomic window of Chrysemys picta bellii isolate R12L10 chromosome 6, ASM1138683v2, whole genome shotgun sequence:
- the LOC135984265 gene encoding uncharacterized protein LOC135984265, whose translation MQSSPAVMAVQSGNRKRAPAWTDREVLDLIAVWGDESVLSELRSKRRNAKIYEKISKDMAERGYSRDATQCRVKIKELRQGYQKTKEANGRSGSHPQTSRFYEALHSILGAAATTTPPVTVDSEDGILSTAGSSDMLGDGEDEEGDEEGEAVGSSHNADFPDSQDLFITLTEIPYEASPAITPDTESGEGSATPSATVSQPSLESHSQRLARIRRRKKRTREDMFSELMASSQAQAAQQTQWRENLTRMHQANMDREERWRQEDQQATQTLLGLLREQTDTLRRLVDVLQERRQEDRAPLQSISNRPPPPPSPIPTSPKVQRRRGGRVPANSHSTPAESSSSRRLSFPKI comes from the exons atgcagagctctccagcagtgatggccgtgcagtctgggaatagaaagagagccccagcatggactgatcgtgaagtcttggatctcatcgctgtgtggggcgatgagtccgtgctttccgagctgcgatccaaaagaaggaatgcaaagatctacgagaagatctctaaagacatggcagagagaggatacagccgggatgcaacgcagtgccgcgtgaaaatcaaggagctgagacaaggctaccagaagaccaaagaggcaaacggacgctccggatcccatccccagacatcccgtttctacgaggcactgcattccatcctcggtgctgccgccaccactaccccaccagtgaccgtggactctgaggatgggatactgtccacggccggttcctcagacatgttaggggacggggaagatgaggaaggagatgaggagggcgaggcagttggcagctctcacaacgctgatttccccgacagccaggatctcttcatcacccttacagagatcccctacgaagcgtccccagccattaccccggacacagaatctggtgaaggatcagcca ccccgtctgcgactgtctcacaacctagcctggaatcacactcccagaggctagcgcggattaggcgtaggaagaagaggacacgggaggacatgttctctgagcttatggcctcttcccaagcccaggcagcacagcagacccagtggcgggagaacttgacccgaatgcaccaagccaacatggatcgggaggagaggtggcggcaggaagaccagcaggcgactcaaacgctgcttggactactgagggagcaaacggacacgctccggcgccttgtggatgttctgcaggaacggaggcaggaggacagagccccgctgcagtccatctctaaccgccctcccccgccaccaagtcccatacccacctcacccaaagtgcaaagaaggagaggcggcagagtccctgctaactctcactccacccctgcagagagctctagtagcagaaggctctcatttcccaaaatttga